In a single window of the Thermodesulfobacteriota bacterium genome:
- a CDS encoding tetratricopeptide repeat protein produces the protein MIPFKRLFLLLAITAVMQGVALAKSAQDYVSSAQQKSLNGDNQGAISDYKKAIELSPDYVPAYYNLAFFYQELSEYKKAVYNYSKVLELDPNMYVAYYARAICEIKLLDFRSALDDLNIYIEHNPNSPFSYEYRAYAKRALGEYEGSIADYNKSIELNPENIPSYVGRAIAEFKLGQIEAGCRDMKTASDKGYILAPEYLKKYCSK, from the coding sequence GCATTAGCAAAATCGGCGCAAGACTATGTTTCCTCTGCACAGCAAAAGTCTCTAAATGGCGATAATCAAGGCGCAATATCTGACTACAAAAAAGCAATTGAGCTTAGTCCCGATTATGTGCCTGCTTATTACAATCTAGCATTTTTCTATCAAGAGTTATCTGAGTACAAAAAAGCGGTCTATAATTACAGCAAAGTTTTAGAACTTGATCCGAATATGTATGTTGCCTATTATGCTAGGGCAATATGCGAGATTAAGCTTCTTGATTTCCGCTCAGCTCTGGATGATTTAAATATATATATAGAACACAATCCTAACTCACCTTTTTCCTACGAATATAGGGCATATGCTAAACGTGCATTGGGTGAATACGAAGGCTCAATAGCTGACTATAATAAGAGCATTGAGCTTAATCCGGAAAACATTCCTTCCTATGTCGGAAGAGCGATCGCTGAGTTTAAATTAGGTCAGATAGAGGCGGGTTGTAGGGATATGAAAACAGCCTCAGATAAGGGTTATATATTAGCTCCTGAATATTTAAAGAAATACTGCAGCAAGTAA